A DNA window from Anastrepha obliqua isolate idAnaObli1 chromosome 5, idAnaObli1_1.0, whole genome shotgun sequence contains the following coding sequences:
- the LOC129248918 gene encoding E3 ubiquitin-protein ligase TRIM9-like translates to MEDELRCPTCKQLFANPVLLPCFHALCLGCALDIQTAYTPASALAAINAGAGLVSNGNINSGCLVHSHPLHGTTAHGSTVTTTATVHSHSGVGTPAPPPSHPPSTRHSSNSSAASTASSATGSESVTSDQDQADKVSILSEADSGVVCCSNTSRPVSYAGTAQLQGLLQGAAAAPPGAAFYLTCPLCRKLVFFDEGGVRNLPAYRTMESIVDRFCAREALRCQMCETDPKVASTVCEQCEIRYCDACRELCHPARGPLAKHNLVKPRNAAPQRESVCGDHADTLSMYCLVCKMPACPQCIAEKQHPGHEVQSISVTCKAQKVSA, encoded by the coding sequence ATGGAGGACGAACTACGTTGCCCGACATGCAAACAACTTTTCGCCAATCCGGTTTTGTTGCCCTGCTTCCATGCCCTCTGCTTGGGTTGTGCACTTGACATACAGACCGCTTACACGCCCGCCTCAGCATTGGCCGCTATCAACGCCGGCGCTGGTCTCGTCTCGAACGGCAACATCAACAGCGGTTGCTTAGTTCATTCGCATCCATTGCACGGCACAACAGCACATGGTAGCACCGTTACCACTACTGCTACAGTCCATTCACACAGTGGCGTTGGTACGCCTGCACCACCACCTTCACATCCACCGTCGACACGTCATTCTTCGAATAGTTCAGCCGCCAGCACTGCCAGCTCGGCTACGGGCAGCGAAAGTGTCACATCCGATCAGGATCAAGCCGATAAGGTGAGCATCTTGAGTGAGGCTGATTCGGGTGTTGTCTGCTGTTCGAACACATCTCGTCCGGTTTCGTACGCTGGCACTGCACAGTTGCAGGGTTTATTGCAGGGCGCTGCTGCTGCGCCACCCGGTGCCGCTTTCTATCTCACCTGTCCGCTCTGCCGGAAGCTGGTGTTCTTCGACGAGGGTGGCGTGCGCAACTTGCCCGCCTATCGCACCATGGAATCGATTGTTGATCGTTTTTGTGCACGCGAGGCGCTACGTTGTCAAATGTGCGAAACAGATCCGAAGGTCGCCTCGACTGTGTGCGAGCAATGTGAGATACGTTACTGCGATGCATGTCGGGAGCTGTGTCATCCAGCACGTGGGCCGTTGGCCAAACATAATTTGGTGAAGCCGCGCAATGCGGCACCGCAAAGAGAGTCCGTCTGTGGCGACCATGCCGATACGTTGtcaatgtactgtttggtgtgcaAGATGCCCGCCTGTCCACAGTGCATCGCCGAGAAACAACATCCCGGACATGAAGTGCAGTCCATCAGCGTCACTTGCAAGGCACAAAAGGTAAGTGCGTAG